A window of Polaribacter litorisediminis contains these coding sequences:
- a CDS encoding DUF6090 family protein, translating to MENKTGKYFKYAIGEIVLVVIGILIALSINNWNEERKINLKEKSLFKNIVVDLAQEEKILNEALTNYKYNSDSYEHIYNETIGKASYDSTNTVYNSLRWHNVYDLIVTNKHASAISEINNDNIIDLLNLKIRIEVVNSQAKNRFNNFKDEIIPDFFSRHGLHDNKVLFNLEKNKWSPIVNTNIVNYDRLKLQYGSIEFDQILATLRLYTTWAIYNLEKLIKLNKEISVTLNEELLK from the coding sequence ATGGAAAATAAAACTGGAAAGTATTTTAAATATGCTATTGGCGAAATTGTACTTGTTGTTATTGGGATTCTAATCGCACTTTCAATTAATAATTGGAATGAAGAAAGAAAAATAAATCTTAAAGAAAAATCACTTTTTAAAAATATCGTAGTCGACTTAGCTCAAGAAGAAAAAATATTGAATGAAGCCTTGACTAATTACAAATACAACTCTGATTCATATGAACACATCTATAACGAAACCATTGGAAAGGCATCTTATGACTCTACTAACACTGTCTACAATAGTTTAAGATGGCATAACGTATATGATCTGATTGTCACCAATAAACATGCATCCGCCATTTCGGAAATTAACAATGATAATATCATAGATTTATTAAATCTAAAAATCAGGATTGAAGTAGTAAACTCACAAGCTAAAAATAGATTTAACAACTTTAAAGATGAAATCATACCAGATTTTTTTTCACGCCATGGACTTCACGATAATAAGGTATTATTTAATCTTGAAAAGAATAAATGGTCACCTATTGTTAATACAAATATTGTGAATTATGATAGATTGAAATTACAATATGGATCTATTGAATTTGACCAAATTTTAGCCACATTAAGACTATATACTACCTGGGCAATATATAATTTAGAAAAATTAATTAAACTAAATAAGGAAATAAGCGTCACATTGAATGAAGAGTTGTTGAAATAA
- a CDS encoding AraC family transcriptional regulator — protein sequence MKYFSINLYIKILHCAIEEGMPREDFMHLPTPINALDNVSVIPAEEFLSLHEFLVDKLGRGFPVRVGQKMIIEDYGVLGLSWRTCSKVGEIFERSERYFKLLSNTFDWQIKKEGNISHIVLNREAHRKGMELSTEASLSATVVVLKAMSEKDISPIQVCFKHEKPKDLSSHIVAFNCPMLFDQPQYSISYNTVDLNLRTAKADASINNYLLQQVDEKTKGIKIPGHKIINDVEAIIKDALPTGIPSIHYISDLLAMSNRTLTRRLSEAGVTYRDLIKRTQETMAKNMLYNTEQSIGEIAFLTGFSEQSAFNRAFKNWTGQTPTEFRKNN from the coding sequence ATGAAATACTTCTCTATAAATCTATATATCAAAATTCTTCATTGTGCTATCGAAGAAGGTATGCCTAGAGAAGATTTCATGCATTTACCAACACCTATTAATGCTCTAGACAATGTATCTGTGATACCTGCAGAAGAGTTCTTATCCTTGCACGAATTTCTTGTCGATAAACTCGGACGTGGTTTTCCAGTGAGGGTTGGTCAAAAAATGATTATTGAAGATTATGGCGTTTTAGGTCTTTCTTGGCGCACATGCTCAAAAGTTGGAGAGATTTTTGAACGTAGTGAACGCTATTTCAAACTGTTATCAAACACATTTGATTGGCAAATTAAAAAGGAAGGGAATATTTCTCATATTGTACTCAATCGTGAAGCACATCGAAAAGGGATGGAACTATCAACAGAGGCTAGTCTTTCTGCAACAGTAGTAGTACTCAAAGCCATGTCTGAAAAAGATATTTCTCCTATTCAAGTATGTTTCAAACATGAAAAGCCCAAAGATCTTTCTAGCCATATAGTGGCATTTAATTGCCCTATGTTATTTGACCAACCACAATACTCCATAAGTTATAATACAGTCGATCTTAATTTACGAACCGCAAAGGCAGATGCAAGCATCAACAACTATCTACTGCAACAAGTTGATGAAAAAACAAAAGGCATAAAAATACCTGGTCATAAGATTATAAACGATGTTGAAGCTATTATAAAGGATGCACTGCCCACAGGTATTCCAAGTATACATTATATTAGTGACCTGTTGGCCATGAGCAACCGAACACTAACTAGGAGACTCTCTGAAGCTGGTGTGACCTATCGTGACTTAATTAAAAGAACACAGGAAACCATGGCAAAGAATATGTTATATAATACAGAGCAAAGTATTGGTGAAATTGCCTTTCTTACCGGCTTTTCAGAACAAAGTGCATTCAACCGTGCTTTTAAG